The Edwardsiella tarda ATCC 15947 = NBRC 105688 region TCTTGGCGCTATTTTCTCGCGCGTCTGAGTATTTCCCCCCGCCTTATCCCTCTTTCGGATTAGGGGGGCAATCCTTGGCCGTAATTCTCCCTATGCGCTAAGCAGAACCGGAGAAATATATCTTGGAGAATTGTCTGATAGTGAAAGCGCGTTAGTGAATTGTTCAGCTTAATATCGTTAGGCTGACTAGCCTATAACTCATACCGTACATTCGTGAGAAATCACTATCGTGAAAATGCATCGCTATATTTCCGCGCTGGCCTCGCTCTGCGCGTTTTCCGCCTGGGGGGCGTCTGCGGCATCGCCGAGCGTATTGGATACCCTGCGCGATAATGTGGTTCAGACCTGGCAGCAACCGCAACATTATGATTTTTACCTCCCCGCGATTACCTGGCATGCCCGTTTCGCCTACAGTCGCGAGAAGATCGACAGTTACAACGAGCGGCCATGGGGCGCGGGTTTCGGCCAGTCGCGCTGGGACGAGAAGGGGAACTGGCATGGCCTGTATCTGATGGCGTTCAAGGACTCGTTTAACAAGTGGGAGCCGATCGGGGGCTATGGCTGGGAGGCGACCTGGCGGCCGATCGACGGCGCGGACTTCCACTGGGGGGCGGGTTATACCCTGGGGGTCACCATGCGCGATAATTGGAAATACATTCCCATTCCGGTGGTGTTGCCGATGGCCTCGTTGGGCTATGGACCGGTGACGATGCAAATGACCTACATTCCAGGTACCTACAATAACGGTAACGTCTATTTCGCCTGGCTACGCTTTCAGTTTTAATCTCCGCTAGGCTACACCGGCCGGGTCGTTGACAGAGAAAATCCGCGGCAAAACTTGGTGTGTCGCTGGGTTGTTATCTATCTTTGCTACAGGGAATCCGCTGAGAGCTGATAACGGGCGTGGCCCGGAGGATGGGCGTGGTGGCAGAGAACTCCTTGCTGGCCGACACGGTATTGATCGTGGATGATTCGCCGGGCTATCGTCGCCTGTTAGCGACGATCCTGGCGCGTTGGCACTACCGAGTGATCGAGGCGGAGGATGGCGAGCAGGCTCTGGCCTGTTTGGCGCGCCACCAGGTCCACATCGTGATCAGCGACTGGGAGATGCCGCTGATGGATGGTGCCACGCTGTGCCGCGCCATTCGCGCCCGGGATTATGGTCACTATGTCTACCTGATCCTGCTGACCATTCGCCAGTCGAGCGAGGATCTGGTGGCGGGGATGGAGGCCGGCGCCGATGATTTCCTGACCAAACCCCTCAATCAAGGACAGTTGCGGAGCCGCTTACATGCCGCGCAGCGCATCATCTCATTGGAGAGTACCCTGGCGGCCCGCAACGCCACCCTGGCGCACGCCTACCAACAGATCGAGTCCGACCTTCAAGCCGCCGCCGCCATGCAGCGTAGCCTGCTGCCTGGTCACGATCAGATCCTCAACGGCGTCCATGCTGACTGGTTGTTCCTGCCTTCGACCTATGTGTCCGGCGATCTGCTGAACTACTTCATGTTGGATACCCATCATCTGGGATTTTATTGCGTGGATGTGGCCGGTCACGGCGTCAGCGCCGCGATGCTGGCGCAGTCGGTCGCGCGCGAGTTTAACAGCGCCTTATTGACGCACAGCCTATTGTTTAGCGCGCAGGATGCCAGCCCGGCGCCGCCACAGGCCGTCGCCGGGGAGTTAAATCGCCGCTTCTGTCTGGAGCAGCAGGATGATGGCATCGTGCGTTACTTCACCCTGATCTATGGGGTGCTGGATACCCGTGACGGGCGGCTGCGCTTATGTCAGGCCGGGCATCCGACGCCACTCTGGTTGCAGGCGGAGGGCGGGCTGCGTCGCGTCGGTGACGGCGGTTTGCCGATCGGTTTATTCGACTGGGCAACCTATGAGGAGCAGGCGTTGACCCTGGCGCCGGGCGACCGCCTCTGTCTGTACAGTGACGGCATTAGCGAATGCTATAGCCCGCAGGGCGAGCAGTTTGGCGAGGCGCGCCTGTGCCAGCTATTGCAGGCGCAGCGGCGGGCGACGGTCCCCGAGGCCTTGGCGACGTTGGCCGAGGCGCTGGCGCAGTGGCATAGCCCTGAGGCGGCGATGCCGCGTCAGCCGTTTGCCGATGATATTTCCTTGTTGATGATTACCCGTTGCGCCGCCTCAGGCGCCTCGCGGGAGGAGCGCGTATGAATATTGCCGTGGAAGAGTGGGAAGGGGTGACCGTCGTTGCGCCCTTGATTCGCCGTTTGGATGCCTCGGTGGCCGGGGTCTTTCGCCAGGAGGTGGTGTCGCTGATCGAGCAGGGGCACCACCAGTTACTGCTCGACTTTAGCCAGGTGGATTTTATCGATAGTAGCTGCCTGGGGGCGTTAGTCTCATTGTTGAAGTTATTGAATAATCGCGGCGATCTGCGTTTGTGTGGCCTAAATGACAATATCCTCGGCATGTTTCGCATTACACGCATGGATCGGGTCTTTCACATCGGCGCCGATCGGCAGCAGGCGCTGGCGCGCCCTCATACCTGAGGCGGCGCGATGAAGCTGCGTAGCTACTCCTTTCCGCTGGCGGCCAACCTGGAGAGCCTGGCTCTGCTGGGGGCGGCGTTGCAGGAGTTTTTTCAGGGTGCGCCGCCGGATGCGTTGTTTCAACTCGAATTGGCCGCCAACGAGGCCTTTAGCAACATCGTGCGCCATGGTCAGTGTGGGGCGCATCCGGTACGGGTGACGCTGGCGCGTAAGCCGCGTTACCTGGAGGTGGTGTTGCTCGATCGTGGCCGCCCGATCCCGGCGGCGGCGTTGCAGCCGATGGCGCCCGATCCACAACGCGACGATCCACAGAGTTGGCCGGAGCATGGGATGGGAATACTGCTGATCCGGCAGATGACCGACGAGTATCGCTATCGTCCGGGTGGGATGGGGAACGAACAACGTTTGATTAAGTATGTGCTGCCGCGTCGGCAGTCGTGAGTCGGGCGGCCGAAGTCGGCGATCGACGGGGCGAAGGGGCCCGTGTCGTCTCGTCGTGGCGCGGTCGAAGCGGTCGCAGGACGGCGTCAGGCCGCCGGGCCAAGGGCGGATCTCGCCGTAATTACCGAGGGGCGGCTTATGTCCTATTCTGAAGTAGCCGAAAGCAGTGAAAGCCGGATGCAACGTCAGGTGGTCGATGCATTGCGCCATCGTTTGGGCATCGAGTCGGCGGCGGCCAACACGCGCGATTGGTTCAATGCCTTGGCGCTGGTGGTGCGGGATCGTCTGTATGACGCCTACTGCCAGACCTATCAACGTCACTGCCAGCAACAGCGTAAACGGGTCTATTACCTGTCGATGGAGTTTCTGATCGGACAGTCGTTGCGTTTCAACCTGCAGAATCTTGGGTTGTACGCGACGGCGCAGGCGGCGTTGGCGGCCGAGGGGCAGGATCTGGAGGCATTGTTTGATAGCGAGCCGGATGCGGCGCTGGGCAACGGTGGCTTGGGGCGTCTGGCCGCCTGCTTTATGGATTCGTTAGCCACCCTGGATGTCGCCGCCAGCGGCCACGGCATCAAGTATGAGTATGGCCTGTTCCGCCAATTGATCATCAACGATCAACAGATCGAGAAACCGGATGAGTGGCACGCCACCGCCTCGCCCTGGATGGTGCAGCATCAGACTCAGAGCATGCTGATTCCGATCTATGGCCGCATCGAACACGGCTTCGATGCCCAGGGAAACTACAACCCGATGTGGTTGGAGTGGAAGGTGTTGCTGGGGATCCCGAACGACTACTATGTCAGTGGTGGCGAGGGCAAGGGGGTCAATCGCCTGCGGCTGTATCACGCCGCCGCATCCGACTCCTTCGATATCGCCATCTTCAATCAGGGCGATTACCTGCAGGCGGTCGGGGAGAAGATCAGCAGCGAGAATATCTCCAAGATCCTCTATCCCTCCGACGAGATCCTCAGCGGTAAGGAGTTGCGTCTCACCCAAGAGTATTTCCTGGTGGCCTGCACCGTACGCGATCTGCTGCATGACTTTTTCGCCGAACACGACGACATTCATCAGTTGTCCTCCTGGGCGGCGGTGCATATCAACGATACCCATCCAGCGTTGATCGTGGTCGAGCTGATGCGTGTGCTGGTCGACGAGTACCGCATCGGCTGGGATGAGGCCTGGTCGTTGACCTGCCGCACCTGCTCCTTCACCAACCATACCCTGATGGCGGAAGCCTTGGAGTGCTGGTCGCTGCCGCTGGTAGAGCGTTTGCTACCGCGCCATCTGCAATTGATCTATGAGATTAACCACCGCTTCCTGACGGCGGTCAGCCGTGGCTATCCCGATGAGGTGGCCCGCCTGCTGCCGCGCTTGTCGTTGATCGATGAGAGTAGGGAGAAGCGCCTGCGGATGGTCAACCTAGCGACCCTGGGGAGCCACCGGGTCAACGGCGTCTCCGCGATTCATTCGGCGTTGGTTCGTGACCTGCTGTTGCCGCAATTTAGTCGTCTGTCACCGGAGAAGTTTGTTAACCAGACCAATGGCATCTCGCATCGGCGCTGGCTGCATTTGGCGAACCCGCGTCTGGCGGCGCTTTTCACCGAGCTGATCGGGCCGGATTGGCTGGATGATCCCCGCCGTCTGACGGCGTTGTCGGCCTATTGCGCAGACGATCAGGTGGTGGATCGCATTCGCCGTATCAAGAGCGACAATAAGCTGGCGCTGAGCAACGAGGTCTACCGCCGCTACCGCCTGGCGCTCGATCCGCTGGCGATGTTTGACGTCCACGCCAAGCGTTTCCACGAATACAAGCGTCAGCTACTCAACGTGCTGCACATCATCTATCAATACCAGCGTATTCAGGAGGGGGCGGAGCTGGCGACGCCGAAGATCTACTTCTTCGCGGGGAAGGCGGCGCCGCGTTACACCCTGGCCAAGCTCATCTTACAGCTGGTCAACTGCGTGGCTCGGCGCATCAGCCAGTTGCCTCGGGTCAATGGGGTGATTCGGGTGATCTTCCTGGAGGATTACAGCGTCTCGCTGGCCGAGCGCTTGATCCCGGCCTGCGACCTGTCGGAACAGATCTCGATGGCCGGCACCGAAGCCTCCGGCACCAGCAACATGAAGTTCGCCATGAACGGGGCGTTGCTGATCGGGACGTTGGACGGCGCCAATATCGAGATCCGCGAGGCCGTGGGGGCCGAGAACTTTTATCTGTTCGGCCACGACACCCTGCAGATCGCCCAATTGAAGGCGCAAGGCTACCGCCCTTATGAAGTACTGTGGCAGCAACCCGCACTCCAAGCGGCGATCGATACGCTGATCTCCGGCGAACTGTGCGCCGATCGCACGCGCTTCCGGCCGCTATACGAGATGCTGACCGCCACGGATTACTATATGCATCTGGTCGACTTCGAGGGCTATCGTCAGGCTCAGCAACAGGCGCAGAGCGACTTCAGCCAGCATCGGGAGTGGTATCGTCGCACGCTACAGGGGATGAGTCAGATGGGGGGCTTTTCGAGCGATTACACCATCGAGGGTTATTGCCGCGACATCTGGCATTGCGTGTCTCAGCGCTGAGTTCGTCGATCGCGTAAGGAGAACAGGGCGCCGAGGGGCGCCCTGTTGTTTGCTTGGATCTCGGCTTACATCGCCACGATGCGGTTGAGTTCGACCACCTGATCGCTGGGTAGGTAGTAGTAATCGGTGACATGGGCGCTATTGCGCATCATGACGTGGAAGATCTTACGCTGCCAGTTCGGGAAGGCGCGATTGCGCTCCTTGAGCATCAACGACTCGTGGCCGATGTAATAGGTCAGGGCCGCGTTGTCGATCGCGCAGTGATCGAAATCCGGCATGCTCAACAGCTGTGGAATGTTGGGGTGCTCCATAAAGCCGTAGTGGGCGGTGCAGCGCCACAGGTTGGCGGTGATCTGGGTCAGCGTCACCCGATCGTGCGCGGCGATGTAGGGGACGTTGTCGACCTGAATCGTCAGCAGCAGGACGTTGCGGTGCAGTGAGCCGTTACGCTGCACATGCAGGCGCATCACCGACGGTACCCCCGCCGCCGAGCGGGTCAGGAACACGGCGGTGCCGGGAACGCGTGGGATGTTCTGTGCGGCGATGGTGTTGAGGAAGGTGGCGAGCGAGATCATGCGCTCCTGCGTCTTACGCCGGATGAGTACCCCGCCCTGGTGCCAAGTCAACATCAGGGTGAAGATGGCCAGCGCCAGCAGCAGGGGAATATAGCCGCCGTCCAGGAGCTTGGTCAGGTTGGCGCCGAGGAAGAGCAGATCCACACACAGGAAGAAACCTGCGGCACACAGGCTGCGCGGCAGCGACCAATGCCAGATTTCCCGCATGGCGATAAACAGCAACGACGAGGTCAGGGTCATGGTCAGCGACACGGCTATGCCGTAGGCGGAGGCCAGGTTCTCGGAGGTCTTGAAGAAGATCGCTAACAACAGGGTGACGATCATCAGCATCAGGTTGATGCTGCCGATGTAGATCTGTCCATAACTCTCTTCGGTGGTCTGCTTGATCTGTAGGCGCGGCAGCCAGCCGAGCTGGATGGCTTGGCGCGTCATGGAGAAGGCGCCACTGATGATCGCCTGGCTGGCGATGATGGTCGCCAGTGTCGCGAGAACCACTAATGGCAGGACCAGCGGCGAGGGGCAGAGCAGGTAGAAGATATTCTGGCTGAGATCGGCGCCGGACAGTACCAGCGCCGCCTGACCGGCGTAGTTTAGCAGCAGGCTGGGGAAGACGATGCCGAACCAGGCGCACCAGATGGGGCGACGGCCGAAGTGACCCATGTCGGCGTATAACGCCTCCGCCCCGGTGACGCACAGGAAGACGCCGCCGAGCACCACGAAACTCAGCATGCCGTTGCTTAACATAAAGTGAACCGCGTAGTAGGGGTTCAGCGCCAGCAAGACGGCGGGGTGGCGGCAGATGCCCCAGATCCCCAGCACGGCGATGGAGAGAAACCAGAGCGTCATGATGGGGGCGAACAGCTTGCTGATCTTGGCGGTGCCCAAGTGTTGCAAGGCGAACAGCACCACCAGGATCACCACGGTCGCCGGTAGAATATAGGGGTTAAGCTCCGGCATCACCAGGTTTAACCCCTCCAGCGCCGAGAGCACCGAGATGGCGGGGGTGATGGCGCCATCGCCATAGATTAGCGCCGCGCCGAGTAGGGCGGCGGTCACGATGGCCGGGCGTGAATGCTTGTGGCGTACCAATAACGACATCAGTGCCAGAATTCCCCCTTCGCCGTGGTTGTCGATGCGCATCACGCAGAGCGCATACTTGAGGGAGGTGATGATCACCAAGGTCCAGAACACCAAGGAGAGGAGGCCCAGGACCATCGTGGGGGAGTGGGGATTACCGGCCAGGGTGAGAACCGTTTTCAGGGTATACAGTGGGCTGGTGCCAATGTCGCCGAAGACGATGCCCAGCGCACCAAATACCAGGATCGGCAGACGCTTGCCGTTCGATGCGTCCGCATCCATACGCTCGGACATTATCGATCTCCTTATAATTACTTGATTTACATAGTATAGCATAGGGGATTTCGGCGATGTGGCTGCAATTGATAGATATTGTTATTCGTCTGGCTATCAATGTAAGAAATAAATAATGAATCATATCTGAGAAATGATTTATTTCACTTTATATATTTCTGACATTTATATGTTAATCGGTCATGGGAAATAAAGTGTGATCTGATTTGCTCTTTGCCATAAAAAAGCTGGTATAGGATGGCGGTAAGTTTTAAGAATATTAATTCTGTTAAGTGTGTTACTTATTTTAATAATTGATTGTATTTATAACACTATAGAAAATATGAAAAAGATCCCGTTGCCTGAGAATGTGTTTGTCGCAGCTTATTCACGGATGCTTTGGATATTTAATACCTTTCCACGTGTCTGCCTCTCTTTTTCCGGGGGGAAGGATTCGACGGTGTTGCTGCATATCGCCGCCGAGGTGGCGCGGCAGAAAAAACGTCGTTTCTTCGTGCTCTTTATCGACTGGGAGGTGCAGTTTAATTACACCATTCAACATGTGGCGCAGATGCGCGACCGTTACCGCGATGTGGTCGAGCATTTCTTTTGGGTGGCGCTGCCGCTGACCACGGCCAGCGGCGTCTCGCAACATGAGACGGAGTGGGTCTGTTGGCAACCGGATGTCGAATGGGTGCGTCAGCCACCGGCCGATGCGATTAGTGATCCGGCCTATTTTCCCTTTTATTATCCGGGGATCACCTTCGAAAGTTTTGTCGTCGATTTCTCCCTCTGGCTGTCGCAGCGTAAGAGCATGGTGACGCTGGTGGGGATCCGTGCCGATGAATCGCTGAACCGTTTTATGGCGGTCGCCTCGCGCAGTAAGTTGCGTTACGCTGAGGATAAACCCTGGACCACCGCCTCACCCGATGGTTTCTATTATACCGCCTACCCGTTGTATGACTGGAAGGTCAGCGATATCTGGCGTTTCAATGCACAGCAGCGTCTACCTTATAACCCCTTGTATGATCTGATGTATCGCGCCGGAGTACCGCTGCGCCAGATGCGTATCTGCGAGCCGTTCGGCCCGGAGCAGCGCAAGGGGTTATGGCTGTATCATGTGCTGGAGCCGGAGACATGGAGCCGCGCCTGCTCGCGGGTGGCCGGGGCCAACAGCGGTGCCCTCTATGCGAATCAGAGCGGTGAGTTTTACGCCTTGAATCGCCAGATCAGCAAACCCGCACACCATAGCTGGAAGAGTTATGCGCACTACCTGCTGGCCAGCATGCCGCAGAAGACGGCGGAGCACTACCGCAATAAGATCGCCATCTATCTGCGCTGGTATCAGGCGCACGGTTATCCGCAGGATATTCCCGATAGCCAGGAGAAGGATCTGGGAGCCAAAGATATTCCCTCTTGGCGTCGTATCTGCAAGACGATGATCAAGAATGATTTTTGGTGTCGATCGCTCTCCTTTAGTCCCAACCGGCCGCAATCCTATGAGCGTTATGTCAAGCGTATTCAGGCCAAGCGTCATCAATGGGAGATTATCTGAGATGGACCTAGACGCGTTAGAGCAGGCTATCGATACCCTGCTGGAGTCCCAGCCGGATCTGGCACAGCGCACCGCGCTGATCAATCGTTTACGGTTACGGCTACATCGTCACAGTCCCTTCGCCGCCGAGCCGGTGGATTGTGTGTTATGGGTGGCGGCGGAACAGGTTGAGGCCAATGACTATAACCCCAACGTGATGGCGCCGGTGGAGAAGCGCCTATTGCTGCGCTCGCTAACGTCGGATGGCTATACCCAGCCGATCGTGGTGGTGCAGCAGGGGAGCGCGGCGAGCTATGTGGTAGTGGATGGCTTTCACCGCTACCTGCTGGGGAGCAAGAAGGCGGCGCTGCGTCAGCGGTTGCAGGGTTATCTGCCGGTGGCGCAATTGCCGATGGAGCGTGCCGACGAGGCGGCGCGCATCGCGGCCACCATTCGTCACAATCGTGCCCGGGGTAAGCATCAGATCGCCTCGATGTCGGACATCGTGCGTGATTTGCATCGTTTGGGGTGGAGTGAGGCGCGCATCGGCGAGGAGTTGGGCATGGATGCCGACGAGGTGTTACGCCTCAAACAGATCAGTGGGTTGAGTGAATTGTTCAGTGAGGGCGACTACAGCCAGGCGTGGACCGTGCTATAGTCGCTCTGTGCTTTAGTGCGTGTCGGGTTGCAAGGCGGCCTGAACCACGGCGGGCATCTTGGCCATCTGTGCCAGTTCGTCGGGGGTGAGGCCATGGCGGGCGTAGCTACGGCTATCGGGGTAGCTGACTCGGACGCGGCCATCCTCCTGGCGGGCGATCAGGACTCGATAAGGCAGATCCAGCGCCAGGGAGGGGTGCGCTAACATCAGGGGTGTGCCCCCCTTGGGATTGCCGAACACCAATACCGTGGTCGGCGGCATGGTGAGTCCATTTTGTTGGGCGGCGGTGGCGTGATCCAGTTCGGCGAAGAGGGTGAGCTGGCGAGCCTGGAGGGCGGTCAATAGGCGTTGGCGGGTTTGCGCGAAGTCATAGGGACTGATCTGGCTCAGGGTCATCTCATCTCCTTGCGGGGCGGCGGCGCGGGCGATAAACGGCAGGCATAGCGCCAGTAAGAACAGGGTACGTGCGATCATCATAGTCTCCTCTGACGATAGAAACAGGATCGTTAGCATAAAACGCCGCGCCAATCCGGCGATTGCCTCGGCGTCTCACCCCCTTGTCTGCGCGTCTTTATCGTCACCTCTCGCTGGCCGCTCGCACGGCGAATTACGCCGTGTATCGAGCGTCGCGGTTGTTGGTGGTGTGGCATAGTGAGATGCGCAGGGGCGCGCCCCGCCGTCGGATGGCGGGTGCGTGTGGCCGGTCCGAAATTATCTTGCGGCTGGCGCCGAGGAGGAGGCCTGCGGCACCAGAGGCTTAGAAGCCGAACTCTTTGAACATGTCATGACTTCCCATGCCGTTGTCCTGTGGGTGGTTCATCGACTCCATCTGCTTGATCAATCCCAGGCTGGCGCCGATAGGGCCGCCGACGCTGAAGCCAACGCTGCTGGAGCGCGTTTTCGTGGTGCTGCTGCTGTGGGTTTGGCTATGGGTATTACAGTTGCTCTGGCGTGTACGCGTGAAGCCATTATCATGGTATTGGCTATCCTCGCTCTGAGTACAATTTCCTTGTGACTGAGTCTGGCTGTCTCCGGTGGTGTGGCTGCGGCTATCCGTGTGCCACTCGCTATAGCGTCCCGCCGGTGCGATGACGTCGACCGGTGTCCCGTAGGCGGCATAGGGATGCATGCTCATGTCGCTACAAGCCGCCAGCAGCAATGTGGCGCTAATGCTAAAGAGGATCTTACCCCGCGTGGTATTTTTCATTGTGTCTACCTATTTCTCGTTAGTTATTTATTATGCCCTGTCCTAGCAGGTCGGCTATTATTCATTCTTCAATTTTGAGATCAAGCGATTTTAAATAGTTTGGTATTATTCTTAATGTCGCTATTTAGAGTAAAGATTCATTTGCAATACAAATAAAGTTATGTCGAGCTATTCCTTCGGCAAAATCGATGTGAGCTTTCGGTCTATTCCTAATTAGGCTGAGAACGTCGCTGAAGGTACGCTTTCGTTTAGCCTGGGTATATTTTTCTGGAGCTATGGTAGCGGCATTACGGCGGCAGAGCGTGTGCGTAGTACGCTGGCTCTGGGCGATCGTCCCGGCACGGCCTCTGTGCCGCCAGTAATGATTAACAGGCTGTATCTAATATGTTTTTTAGCACGGGGTTGACGCTCCGCGCTCATCCTATTTTGACTCGTTACTCTGTTTCAGGAATAACCATAATGAAAACACGCTGGCGTGCATTATCTCTGTTGATCACCATGGGTATCACAGCACCGGCCATGGCCGATGCGCAGACTGTTTCCTTGGGCTATGCCCAGGCGAAGGTCGCCGACTTTAAAAATATTGCCGGGGTCAATCTGAAGTACCGTTATGAGTGGGACTCTCCCTTGAGTCTGATGACCTCGTTTACCTATATGAGTGGCAGTAAGTCATTCGAAGATAAGGCGGGGCTGGATTATTCCCGTGGTAATGGCGATGTAAAATATTATTCTCTGGCCGCGGGCCCGGCCTGGCGCATCAGTGACACCGTTAGCCTCTATGGTTTGGTCGGCGTTAACGTCAATAAGACCACGGTATCGAGTACGTGGCGCGAGGTCTCGTTCGGCAGCTATCAAGAAGGCAGCCTCCAGGAATCGCGTAGCAAGGGAGCGGTGATGTACGGCGCCGGCGTGCAGATCAATCCGTTGGCTAATTGGAGCGTAGATATCGGCTATGAAGGCTCCCGGGTCGATCTGGGTGGCAGTAAGCACAGCATCAACGGCTTCAACCTGGGCGTTGGCTACCGTTTCTAAGCGACCGTGACGGCGGGCGGCGTCACGCCACCCGCCAGGGGCCGGTCAGGCATCGGGCAATAGCCGGACTTTGATATCGGCCGGCGCGGCATGATAGGGCGCCGAGGTGACCAATAAGCCGATACCACATTGCGCCATGCTCTCGACACTCTTGAGGTTGATTCCTCCCGCCAGTGATAGGCGGCAAGCGGGGGCCAGATCGTCGGCCAAGCGGCGGATCGCCAGCGCTTGCTCGGGGGTGAACTTATCCAGTTGCAGAATATCGGGTTGGGCATACAGTGCCGCCCGGGCCTCATCGGGCGTGTCCGCCTCGACGATGATGCATTTCTCGGGCGCCTGACGACGTAGGCGCGACACCATGCCTTGCCAGTCGTCGGGATCGGGCCAGAAACGGCGATGGTTGGCGAACAGTAGCACGGTCTCCCCGCAGCCTGCTCGATGCAGGATGGCACCGCCATCGAGTACGGCTTGCATCACGGCCAGCCGAGTCCCCGGCACCGACTTACGGGTGCAGGCGATCTGACCATCGGGCTGATAGCGCCGCAGGATGGCGACCATGCGTG contains the following coding sequences:
- the pagP gene encoding lipid IV(A) palmitoyltransferase PagP produces the protein MHRYISALASLCAFSAWGASAASPSVLDTLRDNVVQTWQQPQHYDFYLPAITWHARFAYSREKIDSYNERPWGAGFGQSRWDEKGNWHGLYLMAFKDSFNKWEPIGGYGWEATWRPIDGADFHWGAGYTLGVTMRDNWKYIPIPVVLPMASLGYGPVTMQMTYIPGTYNNGNVYFAWLRFQF
- a CDS encoding PP2C family protein-serine/threonine phosphatase; its protein translation is MGVVAENSLLADTVLIVDDSPGYRRLLATILARWHYRVIEAEDGEQALACLARHQVHIVISDWEMPLMDGATLCRAIRARDYGHYVYLILLTIRQSSEDLVAGMEAGADDFLTKPLNQGQLRSRLHAAQRIISLESTLAARNATLAHAYQQIESDLQAAAAMQRSLLPGHDQILNGVHADWLFLPSTYVSGDLLNYFMLDTHHLGFYCVDVAGHGVSAAMLAQSVAREFNSALLTHSLLFSAQDASPAPPQAVAGELNRRFCLEQQDDGIVRYFTLIYGVLDTRDGRLRLCQAGHPTPLWLQAEGGLRRVGDGGLPIGLFDWATYEEQALTLAPGDRLCLYSDGISECYSPQGEQFGEARLCQLLQAQRRATVPEALATLAEALAQWHSPEAAMPRQPFADDISLLMITRCAASGASREERV
- a CDS encoding STAS domain-containing protein, encoding MNIAVEEWEGVTVVAPLIRRLDASVAGVFRQEVVSLIEQGHHQLLLDFSQVDFIDSSCLGALVSLLKLLNNRGDLRLCGLNDNILGMFRITRMDRVFHIGADRQQALARPHT
- a CDS encoding ATP-binding protein, whose amino-acid sequence is MKLRSYSFPLAANLESLALLGAALQEFFQGAPPDALFQLELAANEAFSNIVRHGQCGAHPVRVTLARKPRYLEVVLLDRGRPIPAAALQPMAPDPQRDDPQSWPEHGMGILLIRQMTDEYRYRPGGMGNEQRLIKYVLPRRQS
- a CDS encoding glycogen/starch/alpha-glucan phosphorylase — its product is MSYSEVAESSESRMQRQVVDALRHRLGIESAAANTRDWFNALALVVRDRLYDAYCQTYQRHCQQQRKRVYYLSMEFLIGQSLRFNLQNLGLYATAQAALAAEGQDLEALFDSEPDAALGNGGLGRLAACFMDSLATLDVAASGHGIKYEYGLFRQLIINDQQIEKPDEWHATASPWMVQHQTQSMLIPIYGRIEHGFDAQGNYNPMWLEWKVLLGIPNDYYVSGGEGKGVNRLRLYHAAASDSFDIAIFNQGDYLQAVGEKISSENISKILYPSDEILSGKELRLTQEYFLVACTVRDLLHDFFAEHDDIHQLSSWAAVHINDTHPALIVVELMRVLVDEYRIGWDEAWSLTCRTCSFTNHTLMAEALECWSLPLVERLLPRHLQLIYEINHRFLTAVSRGYPDEVARLLPRLSLIDESREKRLRMVNLATLGSHRVNGVSAIHSALVRDLLLPQFSRLSPEKFVNQTNGISHRRWLHLANPRLAALFTELIGPDWLDDPRRLTALSAYCADDQVVDRIRRIKSDNKLALSNEVYRRYRLALDPLAMFDVHAKRFHEYKRQLLNVLHIIYQYQRIQEGAELATPKIYFFAGKAAPRYTLAKLILQLVNCVARRISQLPRVNGVIRVIFLEDYSVSLAERLIPACDLSEQISMAGTEASGTSNMKFAMNGALLIGTLDGANIEIREAVGAENFYLFGHDTLQIAQLKAQGYRPYEVLWQQPALQAAIDTLISGELCADRTRFRPLYEMLTATDYYMHLVDFEGYRQAQQQAQSDFSQHREWYRRTLQGMSQMGGFSSDYTIEGYCRDIWHCVSQR
- a CDS encoding potassium transporter Kup, with the translated sequence MSERMDADASNGKRLPILVFGALGIVFGDIGTSPLYTLKTVLTLAGNPHSPTMVLGLLSLVFWTLVIITSLKYALCVMRIDNHGEGGILALMSLLVRHKHSRPAIVTAALLGAALIYGDGAITPAISVLSALEGLNLVMPELNPYILPATVVILVVLFALQHLGTAKISKLFAPIMTLWFLSIAVLGIWGICRHPAVLLALNPYYAVHFMLSNGMLSFVVLGGVFLCVTGAEALYADMGHFGRRPIWCAWFGIVFPSLLLNYAGQAALVLSGADLSQNIFYLLCPSPLVLPLVVLATLATIIASQAIISGAFSMTRQAIQLGWLPRLQIKQTTEESYGQIYIGSINLMLMIVTLLLAIFFKTSENLASAYGIAVSLTMTLTSSLLFIAMREIWHWSLPRSLCAAGFFLCVDLLFLGANLTKLLDGGYIPLLLALAIFTLMLTWHQGGVLIRRKTQERMISLATFLNTIAAQNIPRVPGTAVFLTRSAAGVPSVMRLHVQRNGSLHRNVLLLTIQVDNVPYIAAHDRVTLTQITANLWRCTAHYGFMEHPNIPQLLSMPDFDHCAIDNAALTYYIGHESLMLKERNRAFPNWQRKIFHVMMRNSAHVTDYYYLPSDQVVELNRIVAM
- a CDS encoding phosphoadenosine phosphosulfate reductase; the encoded protein is MKKIPLPENVFVAAYSRMLWIFNTFPRVCLSFSGGKDSTVLLHIAAEVARQKKRRFFVLFIDWEVQFNYTIQHVAQMRDRYRDVVEHFFWVALPLTTASGVSQHETEWVCWQPDVEWVRQPPADAISDPAYFPFYYPGITFESFVVDFSLWLSQRKSMVTLVGIRADESLNRFMAVASRSKLRYAEDKPWTTASPDGFYYTAYPLYDWKVSDIWRFNAQQRLPYNPLYDLMYRAGVPLRQMRICEPFGPEQRKGLWLYHVLEPETWSRACSRVAGANSGALYANQSGEFYALNRQISKPAHHSWKSYAHYLLASMPQKTAEHYRNKIAIYLRWYQAHGYPQDIPDSQEKDLGAKDIPSWRRICKTMIKNDFWCRSLSFSPNRPQSYERYVKRIQAKRHQWEII
- a CDS encoding IbrB-like domain-containing protein; the protein is MDLDALEQAIDTLLESQPDLAQRTALINRLRLRLHRHSPFAAEPVDCVLWVAAEQVEANDYNPNVMAPVEKRLLLRSLTSDGYTQPIVVVQQGSAASYVVVDGFHRYLLGSKKAALRQRLQGYLPVAQLPMERADEAARIAATIRHNRARGKHQIASMSDIVRDLHRLGWSEARIGEELGMDADEVLRLKQISGLSELFSEGDYSQAWTVL